TATTTCCGCTTCTTTTTTGGGAAAACAGCTACCATTTGCGGTTGGTGGGATTCAGTTAGCGGAGCGAACTGGCGCTTCGGTGCTACCGATTTTTTTAATCCCGAAAACCGCAATCCACTGGGAAACTATTATTTATCCTGCTTTGCCGGAAACCGGGTCGGTTGCAGAACGACTTGAACCATTCATCCGGCAGTTAGAAATTTATGTTCGGCGATATCCTGGATTATGGCGATTTTGGGATGAACTGGATAAACGAATGGAGTATGCCCAGCACTTGCTGAAGCAGAAAATGAAATAAGTAAACTAACTAAGTAAATGAATTGAAGGGGTTTACTTATCCCTTTGGTTAACTATTAAGTTATTAATTAATCTATTACTTATGGTTACTGCAAAAACAGAATTATCTGCGCTTCGATTTAGTTTTCCGTTGCGTTGGTGGATTACGATTATAATCATTGAATGTACACTTGCTATTATCGTGAGTACTATCCCATCACTAACGCAGCCAGGACTAGTCGTAGTGGGATTGATTCTCGGGCTGTATTTCATTATTGCACTTATTCGACCACGGATTGCACTTGGTATTTTAGCCTTCTGTTTTCCGTTTTATAATTTTGTTATCAATATCGTGTATCAGTCACATACCTATAAAATTCTCTTATTATTTCCAACAATATTTGGCTCACTGTTATTCCTAGCAGTATTACTCCGATTTAGCGCTAAATTACAGCAGTATGCTGCTCCGCAAGTTTTTCTGTTGGTTCCGATAGGGATGTTGATTGTGTGGAGTATCCTATCATCAGCCTGGACGGAAAAACCATTCTCTGCGTGGTATAGCGGACTAAATTTACTGATTTCATTTATGGTCATATACTGTATATTCCAACTTATCCAAACAGAATCGCAGTTATTCCGATTTTATCTCGTTGTTATTCTTGGAGGATTGATTACTGCAGCCGCAATTATTCTATCTACGTTCTTTTCAACCGACCGAACTTATATTTACCCGCTGATTACTACCGATAATATTCAGATTTTTGAAAGCACCTTTTTCTATGTGATGCGCCAAGGAATGAAACGAGCAATGGGATTCGGAACCTATAATCAGATGTCATTGCTAATGACGGTCCATCTATTTCTTGCTGGAGTATTATTAATATCTCAACGACGGTGGACTACAAAAACGATGCTTATTATATCAATGTTCTATATGCTATATGCGCAATTACTGACTAAAACCAGAGCGCCGATAGTCGGTATGTTACTCGGGGCATTTCTTACCATATATTTACTTTGTAAACGAATTACGACGTGGAACAGAAAACAGTTCTGGTTCAGTATGGTAATTATGATTATTTTTATTACGATGTTATTCTTATCCATAGTAAGTCATCTGGAAAAAGGATTAACCCGGTTTACTGCAGCGGTAATTTCTGACGTTGAAGTTAAAGATAGTTCGTGGACACTGCGTATGACATGGTGGCAAGAGAGTATCTATCAGTTTTTCGCTACCTATGGTCTTGGAGTAGGAGCGGGAAATGTTTCCGAGTATCTTTATCAAAACGCACCTCATCCGCATAATACTTATATCCATCTTATGGTCGAACTCGGAATTTTCGGAACAATTATTTTGGCAACGCTTTTGATTTCGATAGTTAAAAATACGATTTATGCGTTACGCCGGCATGATTTATCACCAGAATTAACCAAGACAGTGGCGATTATTGCCGGTGCATTAGTTGCAGATGGGTTTGCATTAGGATTCGAACATGATTATTATTGGATTCCAACGTGGATATATTTAGCGATACTCTTGCTTCCTATCAATCTTGCATTGAAGACAAAAGAAGAAGGTAAATGATGGTTAAATAGGCAATTAGTATAACGGAAGAACTGAAAAACTATATGTCTTACGTTCTACCGGTCTAGCGTTTCTCCATTCTTCCGTCATTGTATTTATTTAACTGGTTAACTATTCAACCTGCATTATGCATTATAAGATTATCAATCGGAAAAAGCTGATGGCGGTTAAATTCGCAGATTCAGTTATCGGTCCGGTGGTTCGGATTTGGAATAAGATTTCCGGACAAAACAATTCTCAGCTATCCCCGCAAGATTTTGCAAATATCAAAAAAATTCTCATTCTCCGCACTGCATATACCGGCGATGTAATTATGACGCTCCCTGTATTAACACCGTTA
This portion of the bacterium genome encodes:
- a CDS encoding O-antigen ligase family protein: MVTAKTELSALRFSFPLRWWITIIIIECTLAIIVSTIPSLTQPGLVVVGLILGLYFIIALIRPRIALGILAFCFPFYNFVINIVYQSHTYKILLLFPTIFGSLLFLAVLLRFSAKLQQYAAPQVFLLVPIGMLIVWSILSSAWTEKPFSAWYSGLNLLISFMVIYCIFQLIQTESQLFRFYLVVILGGLITAAAIILSTFFSTDRTYIYPLITTDNIQIFESTFFYVMRQGMKRAMGFGTYNQMSLLMTVHLFLAGVLLISQRRWTTKTMLIISMFYMLYAQLLTKTRAPIVGMLLGAFLTIYLLCKRITTWNRKQFWFSMVIMIIFITMLFLSIVSHLEKGLTRFTAAVISDVEVKDSSWTLRMTWWQESIYQFFATYGLGVGAGNVSEYLYQNAPHPHNTYIHLMVELGIFGTIILATLLISIVKNTIYALRRHDLSPELTKTVAIIAGALVADGFALGFEHDYYWIPTWIYLAILLLPINLALKTKEEGK